A genomic stretch from Serratia entomophila includes:
- a CDS encoding LapA family protein, which produces MKYLLIFLLVLVIFVISVTLGAHNDQVVSFNYLLAQGDYRVSTLLAALFGVGFVLGWVICGLFYLRTRIALGRAERKIKRLELQLEQPAEPAAQPVVSKE; this is translated from the coding sequence GTGAAATATTTGCTGATTTTTTTGTTGGTTCTGGTGATCTTCGTGATTTCTGTCACGTTAGGCGCCCATAACGATCAGGTAGTGAGTTTTAACTACTTACTTGCGCAGGGCGACTATCGCGTTTCGACCCTGCTGGCCGCGCTGTTTGGCGTCGGTTTTGTGCTGGGCTGGGTCATTTGCGGGCTGTTTTACCTGCGTACCCGCATTGCGCTGGGGCGCGCCGAGCGCAAGATCAAAAGGCTGGAGCTGCAGCTTGAACAGCCTGCTGAGCCGGCGGCTCAGCCCGTTGTCAGCAAGGAATAA
- the pgpB gene encoding phosphatidylglycerophosphatase B, which yields MYEIAKRTAGGALLLLLMPLAIWICGWQWQPGGDEALLKGLFWITETVTSPWGLLTSVILCAWFLWCLRFRLKAAIGLAILLAAAVLIGQGVKSLIKDRVQEPRPFVVWLEQNHGVEEKYFYSLPRKARSALVGEQLQGQSLVPGWLRQHWQFETGFAFPSGHTLFAATWALLGVGLLWPRRHYKTVAVLMLWATGVMGSRLALGMHWPRDLVMATLISWLLVTLACWLAQRWFGPLTPPPQEQQEIAQRKP from the coding sequence ATGTACGAAATAGCAAAACGCACGGCGGGCGGCGCGCTGTTGCTGCTGTTGATGCCGTTGGCGATTTGGATCTGCGGCTGGCAATGGCAGCCGGGCGGCGATGAAGCGTTGCTGAAGGGCCTGTTTTGGATCACCGAAACCGTCACCTCGCCGTGGGGGCTTCTCACCAGCGTCATCCTTTGCGCCTGGTTTCTGTGGTGCCTGCGCTTTCGTCTCAAAGCGGCCATTGGCCTGGCGATTTTGCTGGCCGCCGCGGTATTGATTGGCCAGGGCGTCAAATCCTTGATCAAAGATCGGGTGCAGGAGCCGCGGCCATTTGTGGTCTGGCTCGAGCAGAATCATGGCGTTGAAGAAAAGTACTTCTACTCGCTGCCGCGCAAAGCGCGCAGCGCCCTGGTGGGCGAGCAGCTGCAGGGGCAAAGCCTGGTGCCGGGCTGGCTGCGCCAGCATTGGCAATTTGAAACCGGCTTCGCTTTCCCGTCGGGGCATACCCTGTTTGCCGCCACCTGGGCACTGCTTGGCGTGGGGCTGTTGTGGCCGCGCCGCCATTACAAAACCGTGGCTGTGCTGATGCTGTGGGCAACCGGCGTGATGGGCAGCCGTCTGGCGCTGGGCATGCATTGGCCGCGCGATTTGGTGATGGCAACGCTTATCAGCTGGCTGCTGGTGACGCTGGCCTGCTGGCTGGCCCAGCGTTGGTTCGGGCCGCTGACGCCACCGCCGCAGGAACAGCAGGAAATTGCGCAGCGCAAACCGTAA
- a CDS encoding Arc family DNA-binding protein has protein sequence MSEISTLTIKIPLELKEKIRAVAADNQLSLSAEVCQRLEESFAAPAKAEKAAKKPAELHHEEIDNQGIEEEIEQPLSQKELKKLRQLLKTGAKTGKKK, from the coding sequence ATGAGCGAGATATCTACACTAACTATCAAAATCCCTCTGGAACTCAAAGAAAAAATCCGTGCCGTTGCCGCCGATAACCAACTCTCTCTGAGTGCGGAAGTTTGCCAACGTCTGGAAGAGAGCTTTGCAGCGCCGGCCAAGGCAGAGAAAGCCGCTAAAAAACCGGCAGAACTGCACCACGAAGAGATCGATAATCAGGGTATCGAAGAAGAGATTGAGCAGCCGCTGAGCCAGAAAGAACTGAAGAAGCTGCGCCAGCTGCTGAAAACCGGCGCCAAAACCGGCAAGAAAAAGTAA
- the lapB gene encoding lipopolysaccharide assembly protein LapB, with amino-acid sequence MLELLFLLLPVAAAYGWYMGRRSAQQDKQQEANRLSREYVAGVNFLLSNQQDKAVDLFLDMLKEDSNTVEAHLTLGNLFRSRGEVDRAIRIHQALMESSSLTFEQRLLAVQQLGRDYMAAGMYDRAEDMFSQLVDEEDFRISALQQLLVIHQATSDWLQAIDVAEKLVKLGKDKQRIEIAHFYCELALQAMGSDDLDKAMGLLKRAASADKQCARVSIMFGRIHMAQGDYAKAIESLQRVLNQDKELVSETLPMLHECYQHLPDQQQDWADFLKRCVEENTGATAELMLAEIIEQHEGRDVVQVYINRQLQRHPTMRVFYRLMDYHLADAEDGRAKESLLLLRDMVGEQIRTKPRYRCHKCGFTAHSLYWHCPSCRAWASVKPIRGLDGQ; translated from the coding sequence ATGTTAGAACTGCTGTTTCTGTTGCTGCCCGTGGCTGCCGCGTACGGTTGGTACATGGGGCGCAGAAGTGCTCAGCAGGATAAACAGCAGGAAGCCAACCGTCTGTCGCGCGAGTACGTGGCCGGGGTGAACTTCCTGCTTTCCAACCAACAGGACAAAGCGGTCGATCTGTTCCTCGACATGTTGAAAGAGGACAGCAATACCGTCGAGGCTCACCTGACGTTGGGTAACCTGTTCCGTTCGCGCGGCGAAGTCGACCGCGCCATTCGCATCCATCAGGCGCTGATGGAAAGCTCCTCTCTTACCTTCGAACAACGCCTGCTGGCGGTGCAACAGCTGGGGCGCGACTATATGGCCGCCGGTATGTACGATCGCGCGGAGGATATGTTCAGCCAGTTGGTCGACGAAGAAGATTTCCGCATCTCGGCCTTGCAGCAACTGTTGGTTATTCACCAGGCCACCAGCGATTGGCTGCAAGCCATCGACGTGGCGGAAAAACTGGTCAAGCTGGGCAAAGACAAACAGCGCATCGAAATTGCCCACTTTTACTGCGAGCTGGCGCTGCAGGCGATGGGCAGCGACGATCTCGACAAGGCGATGGGCCTGCTGAAGCGCGCCGCCTCCGCGGATAAGCAGTGCGCCCGCGTTTCCATCATGTTTGGCCGCATACATATGGCGCAGGGCGACTACGCCAAAGCGATTGAATCGCTGCAGCGGGTGCTGAACCAGGACAAGGAACTGGTCAGCGAGACCTTGCCGATGCTGCACGAGTGCTACCAGCATTTACCGGATCAGCAACAGGATTGGGCCGACTTCCTCAAGCGCTGCGTGGAAGAAAATACCGGTGCGACCGCCGAGCTGATGCTGGCGGAGATTATCGAGCAGCATGAAGGGCGCGATGTGGTGCAGGTATATATCAATCGCCAGCTGCAGCGCCATCCGACCATGCGCGTATTTTACCGGTTGATGGACTATCACCTGGCGGACGCCGAAGACGGGCGGGCTAAGGAGAGTTTGCTGCTATTGCGCGACATGGTGGGCGAGCAAATCCGCACCAAGCCGCGTTATCGCTGCCACAAGTGCGGTTTTACCGCCCACTCGTTGTATTGGCACTGCCCGTCGTGCCGGGCCTGGGCGTCGGTTAAACCGATACGGGGTCTGGACGGGCAATAG
- the ribA gene encoding GTP cyclohydrolase II, translating into MQLKRVAEAKLPTPWGDFLMVGFEELATGHDHLALVFGDISGETPVLSRVHSECLTGDALFSLRCDCGFQLEAALEHIAEEGRGILLYHRQEGRNIGLLNKIRAYALQDKGADTVEANHQLGFAADERDFTLCADMFKLLGVDAVRLLTNNPKKVEILTEAGINITERVPLIVGRNPKNERYLATKAAKMGHLLDQK; encoded by the coding sequence ATGCAGCTTAAACGGGTGGCAGAAGCCAAACTGCCGACACCATGGGGCGACTTCCTGATGGTGGGATTCGAAGAACTGGCAACCGGGCATGATCACCTGGCGCTGGTTTTTGGTGATATTTCTGGCGAAACGCCGGTGCTCTCGCGCGTGCACTCTGAGTGTCTGACCGGCGATGCGTTATTCAGCCTGCGCTGCGACTGCGGTTTCCAGCTGGAAGCCGCGCTGGAGCACATTGCCGAAGAAGGCCGCGGCATCCTGCTTTATCATCGTCAGGAAGGCCGCAACATCGGCCTGTTGAACAAGATCCGCGCCTATGCCCTGCAGGACAAAGGCGCCGATACCGTGGAAGCCAACCACCAGCTCGGCTTCGCCGCCGACGAACGCGACTTCACCCTGTGCGCCGACATGTTCAAACTGCTGGGGGTGGATGCGGTGCGCTTGCTGACCAACAACCCGAAAAAGGTTGAGATCCTGACCGAGGCCGGTATCAACATCACCGAGCGCGTGCCGTTGATTGTGGGGCGCAACCCGAAGAACGAACGCTATCTGGCCACCAAGGCCGCCAAGATGGGCCACCTGCTGGACCAGAAATAA